The genomic DNA CCCCGCGACGTGATCTTCTTGCGCGAAGGGAAACGCTTCGAGGATCTGCCCGAAGGGGCGCTCGTGGCCACCGGCTCGTTGCGCCGCCGGGCACAGATGCGCGTGGCGCGGCCGGACCTGCAGATGGTCGCCCTGCGCGGAAATCTGAACACACGGTGGCGCAAGTTCACCGAGGGGCAGTTCGACGCCATGGTCTTGGCCGCGGCCGGTGTGTTGCGCCTGGGATGGGCCGATCGCATCACGGCCTACATGCCCACGGATCTGTTGTTGCCCGCCGTGGCGCAGGGGATCGTCGGTGTCCAGGGCGTAGAGGGTAGCGGTGCCAGCGAACTGGCGCGCGCGATCACCCACACGGAGACCCACGCCCGGGCGCGGTCGGAGCGATCCCTGCTCGCGGCCGTGGCCGGGGGATGTGTGGTGCCCCTCGCCGGCTTCTCGGAACTCGACGGCGACCAGCTCACCCTGCGAGCCCGTCTCGCGCATCCCGAAGAGGGTCCTCTGCTGACGGCCGAAGCCACCGGTGCGATCACCGAGGCCGAGGCGATCGGACGTCGCGTCGGCGAGGAACTCCTGGCCCAGGGTGGGGCCGAGATCGTCGCGGCGGCCAAGGCGCTGGCCCGCGAGGGCTGATCGCGGCCGTTCCCGGACCACGACTGACCGATCTCTTCATGGGTCGACGGCATCACTCCGGCCGTCCGGCTGCACGAAGTCACGATACGCCAGTCACTTGCGAGTGCCGATGCGAACGGCAACGTCCTTGCTGAAGGATCGGGCCGTCCCGTCCCCGGCTCGCGAGGGGACACCGTGATTTCCGTGCACCGGGTCTGGAGGCGAGCGCCCGATGAGACCGCAACGAATCCAGTGGTTGTCCTTCCTTCTCGTGCCCTTGCTGGTCGTCGCGTGTTCCGACGACGACGACGGCAATGGACCGGCCGGTCCCACGACGCCGACCGACACCGTGGCCCCCGTGGTGGTGTCGATCGATCCCGGACCCGATGACGTCGGGATCGGGTTGCAGCAGGCGATCGTGGTGACCTTCAGCGAGGCGATGGATCCCGAAACCGTCGAGGGTCAGGTCACGTTGTCCTCCGGGACGGTGACTGCGTCCGTGTGGAACGACGCGAGCACTCTCGAGATCGAGCACGATGGTTGGAACGAAGGGGAACGGGTGGAGGTCGCGCTCGGGACGGGCCTGACCGACGCCGCAGGGAACGCTCTCGCCCAGGAGTTCGGAGCCGGGTTCTGGACGCAGACCTCGGCCGCGAAAGTTCTGAGCACCGTGCCCGCCGACGGGGCGACCGGAGTGGCCCGCAACACCACCGTGCGCATGATGTTCAGCCATCCCATGATCGTGAGCAGCGTGGAGTCGGCGATCACCGTCGACGTCGGGGCCGGAAACACCGCGCCGGGCTTCACCGTGACGCGGGGTGCCGAGGACTGGCTGGTGGTGGCCTTCGACGCGGAGCTTCCCGCCGATCAGGCCGTGACGATCACCGTGGCGTCGAGCGCGCAGTCGGCCGATCCCGTCCCGACGGGCGAGCCCGCGATCTTCTCGTTCACGACCGGAGCCGGCCTCGACACGACGCCGCCCGAGCTGTTGTCCGTCACACCCGCTCTGACCGGCGCGATCCCGTCGTCGACGCCGTCGCTGGTCTTCCGGTTCAGCGAACCCGTCGATCCGAACAGCTTCCAACCCTCGCGCCTGGGTGCGCAGTTCATGCTGCTGATCGAGGGCTTCCAGATCTCCCCCGTCTGGTCGGACGACGACACCGTGCTCACCCTGCCGTTGCCGGCACCGCTGCCGAGTGGACTGCCGATCGTGGCCGACTTCGGCGGCTTCACCGACACCGCGGGCAACGTCGCGCGGGGAACGGTCGAGATCGATCTGCGGGTCGACGGGGATGCCATCGCCTGGCCCTTCATCGACGGGATGGTCACGACGATCCACGGCGAGGAACACGCGGCCGGCACCACCGATGGATTCCTCCACGAATGGATGGAGATCCGACGGACCGAGGCGCTGGCGGACGGTCGCTTCCGCGTGATCGGCTACCCCGACCAGACCTTCCAGCAGCCGGACGACTACGAGATCTTCCGTCCCACGACGTCGGGCATCGAGTTCGTCGGCTTCGGGTCGGAGGACCCCGAGGACCTGCACGCGGTGACCTTCGACACTCCCGTGCAATACCTGAGTCTGCCGCTGGCCGTCGGCACCTGGTCGGGACAGACCACGGCCACATTCGAGGGCGAGACGGTCACGATCTCCTACTCGGTCGAGGTGATCGAACAGGTGACGCTGGAGGCACGACTGGGCGAGTCCTTCGAGGGATCCTCGCCCCCGCTGGTCTCGAAGGCGGACGACGGTGAACCTGTCCTCGAGTGGATCGACGCGTGGCGGACCGAATTGAGCTACGAGATGTCGATCGGGGGCACGCCTCTCGAGTCAGGAACCGACGAGATCCACTACGCCCCTGTGATCGGGCCGGTGCGGTGGGTGTCGCAGGGTACCGACCACACGGAGGACGAGTCCTGGTCCTCGATCC from Candidatus Krumholzibacteriia bacterium includes the following:
- a CDS encoding Ig-like domain-containing protein, with protein sequence MRPQRIQWLSFLLVPLLVVACSDDDDGNGPAGPTTPTDTVAPVVVSIDPGPDDVGIGLQQAIVVTFSEAMDPETVEGQVTLSSGTVTASVWNDASTLEIEHDGWNEGERVEVALGTGLTDAAGNALAQEFGAGFWTQTSAAKVLSTVPADGATGVARNTTVRMMFSHPMIVSSVESAITVDVGAGNTAPGFTVTRGAEDWLVVAFDAELPADQAVTITVASSAQSADPVPTGEPAIFSFTTGAGLDTTPPELLSVTPALTGAIPSSTPSLVFRFSEPVDPNSFQPSRLGAQFMLLIEGFQISPVWSDDDTVLTLPLPAPLPSGLPIVADFGGFTDTAGNVARGTVEIDLRVDGDAIAWPFIDGMVTTIHGEEHAAGTTDGFLHEWMEIRRTEALADGRFRVIGYPDQTFQQPDDYEIFRPTTSGIEFVGFGSEDPEDLHAVTFDTPVQYLSLPLAVGTWSGQTTATFEGETVTISYSVEVIEQVTLEARLGESFEGSSPPLVSKADDGEPVLEWIDAWRTELSYEMSIGGTPLESGTDEIHYAPVIGPVRWVSQGTDHTEDESWSSIQDVVGVDMDW
- the hemC gene encoding hydroxymethylbilane synthase; its protein translation is PRDVIFLREGKRFEDLPEGALVATGSLRRRAQMRVARPDLQMVALRGNLNTRWRKFTEGQFDAMVLAAAGVLRLGWADRITAYMPTDLLLPAVAQGIVGVQGVEGSGASELARAITHTETHARARSERSLLAAVAGGCVVPLAGFSELDGDQLTLRARLAHPEEGPLLTAEATGAITEAEAIGRRVGEELLAQGGAEIVAAAKALAREG